A genomic window from Vitis riparia cultivar Riparia Gloire de Montpellier isolate 1030 chromosome 18, EGFV_Vit.rip_1.0, whole genome shotgun sequence includes:
- the LOC117906841 gene encoding LOW QUALITY PROTEIN: catalase isozyme 1-like (The sequence of the model RefSeq protein was modified relative to this genomic sequence to represent the inferred CDS: inserted 1 base in 1 codon), giving the protein MDPYKYRPSSAYNSPFWTTNSGAPVWNNNSSLTVGARGPILLEDYHLVEKLANFDRERIPERVVHARGASAKGFFETTHDISNLTCADFLRAPGVQTPVILRFSTVIHERGSPETLRDPRGFAVKFYTREGNFDLVGNNFPVFFIRDGMKFPDMVHALKPNPKSHIQENWRIVDFFSHHPESLHMFSFLFDDVGIPQDYRHMEGSGVNTYTLINKAGKAHYVKFHWKPTCGVKCLLEEEAIRVGGSNHSHATQDLYDSIAAGNYPEWKLFIQTIDPDHEDKFDFDPLDVTKTWPEDILPLQPVGRLVLNRNIDNFFAENEQLAFCPAIVVPGIYYSDDKLLQTRIFSYSDTQRHRLGPNYLQLPANXPKCAHHNNHHEGFMNFMHRDEEVNYFPSRYDPVRHAERYPIPPAILTGRREKSIIPKENNFKQPGERYRSFAPDRQERFIQRWVDALSDPRVTYEIRSIWISYWSQADKSLGQKLASRLNVRPSI; this is encoded by the exons ATGGATCCGTACAAG TACCGCCCTTCGAGTGCTTACAACTCCCCCTTCTGGACCACCAATTCTGGTGCTCCTGTCTGGAACAATAACTCATCCTTGACTGTTGGAGCAAGAG GTCCAATTCTCCTAGAGGATTATCACCTGGTCGAGAAACTTGCCAATTTTGATCGGGAGCGGATCCCAGAACGTGTTGTGCATGCCAGGGGAGCCAGTGCCAAGGGTTTCTTTGAGACCACCCATGATATTTCTAACCTTACATGTGCTGATTTCCTTCGAGCCCCAGGGGTCCAGACACCTGTCATTTTACGTTTCTCCACAGTTATTCATGAGCGTGGCAGCCCTGAAACCCTGAGGGATCCTCGAGGTTTTGCAGTGAAGTTTTACACCAGAGAG GGTAACTTTGATCTAGTGGGAAACAATTTCCCTGTCTTTTTTATCCGTGATGGAATGAAATTCCCAGACATGGTCCATGCTCTGAAGCCCAATCCTAAGTCCCACATTCAGGAGAACTGGAGGATTGTTGATTTCTTCTCCCATCACCCAGAAAGCCTGCACATGTTCTCATTCCTCTTCGATGATGTAGGTATTCCACAAGATTACAGGCACATGGAAGGATCTGGTGTGAACACCTATACTCTGATCAACAAGGCTGGAAAAGCACATTATGTGAAATTTCACTGGAAACCCACTTGTGGGGTTAAGTGTCTGTTGGAAGAAGAGGCAATCAGGGTTGGAGGAAGCAACCACAGCCATGCCACTCAGGATCTCTATGACTCCATTGCAGCTGGGAACTATCCCGAGTGGAAACTTTTCATCCAAACAATTGATCCTGATCATGAAGACAAATTTGACTTTGATCCACTTGATGTCACCAAGACCTGGCCTGAGGACATACTACCCCTGCAACCAGTCGGTCGCCTGGTCTTGAACAGGAACATTGACAACTTCTTTGCTGAAAATGAACAGCTTGCATTTTGCCCTGCTATTGTGGTTCCTGGTATCTACTATTCAGATGACAAGTTGCTACAAACTCGGATCTTCTCCTATTCTGATACTCAGAGGCACCGCCTTGGACCAAACTATCTGCAGCTCCCAGCTA GCCCCAAGTGTGCTCATCATAACAATCATCATGAAGGTTTCATGAATTTCATGCACAGGGATGAGGAg GTCAATTACTTCCCTTCAAGGTATGATCCTGTTCGTCATGCTGAGAGGTACCCCATTCCTCCTGCTATCTTGACTGGAAGGCGTGAAAAG TCCATCATTCCAAAGGAGAACAACTTCAAGCAGCCAGGAGAGAGATACCGGTCCTTTGCACCAGACAG GCAAGAGCGATTCATCCAGCGCTGGGTTGATGCTTTATCTGATCCACGCGTCACCTATGAGATCCGCAGCATCTGGATCTCCTACTGGTCTCAG GCTGACAAGTCTCTGGGTCAGAAACTAGCATCTCGTCTCAACGTGAGGCCAAGCATTTGA
- the LOC117906553 gene encoding BTB/POZ domain-containing protein At2g30600, translated as MIEKKQKKFLTVAPFECAWRKDLRFREAGRGCVAFEAFAHNDVTLVFRESVGSQHYHYKRDNSPHYTVILGSHRNRRLKIEVDGKTVVDVAGIGLCCSSAFQSYWISIYDGLISIGKGRYPFQNLVFQWLDSNPNCSVQYVGLSSWDKHVGYRNVNVLPLTHNHISLWQHVDYGEYEGGEDGEEDLEDEYVSYEKWGLENFVESWELSDMFFIVGLEERAVPAHKVILGASGNFSFTSADKEVVQLPGVTYPVLHAFLQYIYTGQTQIPESQLVSLRALSLQFEVVPLLNQCEEIIERFKLNKKLFDSGKNVEISYPNAWPHCCTSFLSGLPVSMLRLKELHFTGKYCDVDIYIEGHGLVARPHRIILGLWSAPFAKMFTNGMSESISSKVCLRDVSPQAFNAMLEFMYSGKLDIDDTMDTGTLLLQLLLLADQFGVALLHQECCKTLLECLSEDSVCPILQVVSSVLSCKLIEETCLRKFSTHFDYYTTASIDFILLDQTTFSSIIQHPDLTVTSEERVLNAILLWCMQAKELHGWEVVDELITYSTPELLFRERLHSVIDLLPFIRFPLLPYPLLKKLEKSSLSRQIPVFDDLVKEAINYVEFGLARPENDQCARFQHRRSSFKELQYICDGDSNGVLHFAGTSYGEHQWVNPILAKRITITASSPTSRHTDPKVLVSRTYQGTSFTGPRVEDGKNCSWWTVDIGEDHQLMCNYYTLRQDGSRAYIRFWNLQGSLDGKAWTNLRVHENDQTMCKPGQYASWPIMAPNALLPFRFFRVILTGPTSDASNPWNFCICFLELYGYFH; from the exons ATGATTGAGAAGAAGCAGAAGAAGTTTCTTACTGTGGCACCATTTGAGTGTGCCTGGCGCAAGGACCTGAGGTTTCGGGAAGCTGGGCGAGGCTGTGTGGCATTCGAAGCTTTTGCTCACAATGATGTCACGTTGGTTTTTCGGGAGAGTGTGGGAAGTCAGCACTACCATTATAAAAGGGATAACAGTCCACACTATACGGTAATTCTTGGTAGTCATCGGAATCGGAGATTGAAAATTGAGGTGGATGGGAAGACTGTGGTTGATGTGGCAGGGATCGGGCTTTGTTGTTCTTCGGCATTTCAGAGCTATTGGATCAGTATCTATGATGGGTTGATTAGTATTGGCAAAGGAAGATACCCTTTTCAGAATCTTGTGTTTCAGTGGCTTGATTCCAACCCCAATTGTAGTGTTCAGTATGTTGGCCTAAGTAGTTGGGATAAACATGTGGGTTATAGAAATGTCAATGTATTGCCATTAACCCATAACCATATATCCCTGTGGCAGCACGTGGATTATGGTGAATATGAAGGAGGGGAGGATGGTGAAGAGGATTTGGAGGATGAGTATGTGAGCTATGAAAAATGGGGACTCGAAAATTTTGTTGAGAGTTGGGAACTATCTGATATGTTCTTCATTGTTGGTTTGGAGGAAAGGGCTGTACCAGCTCACAAGGTTATCTTGGGGGCATCTggtaatttttctttcacttcagCAGATAAAGAGGTTGTCCAGCTCCCAGGGGTAACCTACCCAGTTCTTCATGCATTCCTTCAATATATCTATACGGGCCAGACCCag ATTCCAGAGTCACAACTTGTATCCCTGAGGGCTCTGAGCTTACAATTTGAAGTGGTGCCATTGCTGAATCAGTGTGAAGAGATTATTGAACGTTTTAAACTgaataagaaattatttgaCTCGGGTAAGAATGTTGAGATATCATATCCAAATGCTTGGCCCCATTGCTGTACATCTTTCCTATCTGGACTCCCTGTGAGTATGCTGAGGCTAAAAGAATTGCATTTTACTGGAAAGTACTGTGATGTGGACATCTACATTGAGGGTCATGGTCTTGTTGCACGGCCACATAGAATTATCCTTGGTTTATGGAGTGCTCCATTTGCAAAG ATGTTCACAAATGGAATGAGTGAGAGCATTTCCTCAAAGGTTTGCCTAAGGGATGTGTCGCCACAAGCATTCAATGCTATGCTTGAATTCATGTATAGTGGCAAACTCGATATAGATGATACCATGGACACGGGGACTTTGTTACTCCAGCTTCTTCTATTGGCAGATCAATTTGGTGTTGCTCTCTTGCATCAGGAATGCTGCAAAACTCTTTTAGAATGCCTATCAGAG GACTCAGTATGTCCAATTCTCCAAGTGGTTTCATCAGTTCTGTCATGTAAACTTATTGAAGAAACATGCCTGAGGAAATTTTCAACACACTTCGATTATTACACAACTGCAAGCATTGACTTCATCTTGTTAGATCAGACAACTTTTAGCAGTATTATTCAG CATCCAGATCTGACTGTAACGTCTGAGGAAAGAGTTCTCAATGCAATCTTATTGTGGTGTATGCAAGCAAAGGAATTGCATGGGTGGGAGGTAGTGGATGAACTCATAACATATTCAACTCCTGAACTCCTTTTCAGAGAGAGGCTTCACTCAGTCATTGATTTGTTGCCATTCATACGGTTTCCATTACTGCCATATCCCTTGCTCAAGAAG TTGGAGAAGAGCAGCCTTAGCAGACAGATTCCGGTTTTTGATGATCTT GTAAAGGAGGCAATCAATTATGTAGAATTTGGATTGGCAAGGCCAGAAAATGACCAGTG TGCAAGATTTCAACATAGGCGATCTAGCTTTAAGGAGCTCCAGTACATATGTGATGGGGACAGCAATGGAGTTCTGCACTTTGCAGGCACATCATATGGGGAACATCAGTGGGTAAATCCCATTCTAGCCAAG AGGATAACTATTACTGCAAGCAGTCCAACTTCGAGACATACTGACCCAAAGGTTCTAGTCTCAAGGACTTATCAG GGAACATCTTTCACTGGGCCTCGAGTTGAAGATGGGAAGAACTGTTCATGGTGGACGGTTGACATTGGCGAAGATCACCAG CTTATGTGCAACTATTACACCTTGAGACAGGATGGATCGAGAGCCTATATTAGATTTTGGAATCTTCAG GGGTCGTTGGATGGGAAAGCTTGGACAAACTTGAGAGTACATGAGAATGATCAAACAATGTGCAAGCCCGGTCAGTATGCATCATGGCCTATAATGGCACCGAATGCTCTACTTCCCTTCAGATTCTTTAGGGTTATTCTGACAGGTCCCACCTCTGATGCTTCTAACCCATGGAACTTCTGCATTTGCTTCCTGGAACTGTACGGCTACTTCCACTGA
- the LOC117906554 gene encoding small nuclear ribonucleoprotein SmD3b-like, translating to MSRSLGIPVKLLHEAAGHVVTVELKSGELYRGNMIECEDNWNCQLESITFTGKDGKVSQLEHVFIRGSKVRFMVIPDMLKNAPMFKRLDARIKGKGSALGVGRGRAVAMRARAQAAGRGAPPGRGVPPVRR from the exons ATGAGCAGAAGCTTGGGAATACCTGTGAAGCTTCTACACGAAGCCGCGGGTCATGTGGTGACTGTGGAACTGAAAAGCGGTGAGCTTTACAGAGGAAACATGATCGAGTGCGAAGATAATTGGAACTGTCAGCTTGAAAGCATCACCTTCACCGGCAAG GATGGGAAGGTTTCACAGCTTGAGCATGTTTTTATCCGAGGCAGCAAAGTCAG GTTTATGGTCATTCCAGACATGCTGAAGAATGCTCCAATGTTCAAGCGTCTTGATGCTAGAATCAAG GGCAAGGGCTCAGCACTTGGAGTTGGCCGGGGTAGGGCCGTTGCAATGCGTGCTAGA GCTCAGGCGGCTGGTCGTGGAGCTCCACCTGGTAGGGGTGTGCCACCAGTACGGAGATGA
- the LOC117907065 gene encoding pre-rRNA-processing protein TSR1 homolog yields the protein MGGSRVQVNKAHKTRFSSKSSRQVHKTSLQEKSRITKPGSNVAKGAKAARLQRNKMIRDQKRAAILKEKRASSGSTSPPRVIVIFGLSASVNVNSVEDDLLTLLSSKGNEPVFSTVASSEYKLRTTVLKAPHGDLSSCIEMVKVADLIAFVASASCSCEEGTSNYYIDSFGTQCLSVFRALGLPSTVVLIRDLPPEQKQRHELKKMCSSSLSSEFPEDCKFYPADTKDELHKFMWLFKEQRLSVPHWRNQRSYLMAQKVDLVPDDCNSGNCTLLLTGYLRAHGLSVNQLVHISGAGDFQLSKIEILKDPFPLNARKGQDLMDSDELNDEQVIRSLAPDKLKQEPLIIENVPDPLAGEQTWPTEAEMAEADRNQKQKNLKKRILPRGTSEYQAAWIVDDTDVEDSDRSDDDDAGDGMVLDENESGLPGHEGNNNFDLDDDQASLSLDSRDNDEQTDVDSVMMEGENLTREQIEDEIKKLKDAHAEDEEYPDEVHTPLDVPARKRFAKYRGLKSFRTSSWDPKESLPPDYARIFSFDNFARTQKHVLAKALDMEQGYMDDCVPASTYIRLHIREVPVSVASKLCMLGKRMPVIACGLLQHECKMSVLHFSIKKHDAYDAPIKSKEELVFHVGFRQFVARPIFSSDNMNSDKHKMEKFLHAGRFSIASVYAPISLTPLPLIALKSVNDVAASPAVVAFGSLRCVDPDRIILKKIILTGYPQRVSKLKAAVRYMFHSPDDVRWFKPVEVWTKCGRRGRVKEPVGTHGAMKCIFNGVLQQHDTVCMSLYKRTYPKWPEHGFPLLYA from the exons ATGGGCGGATCTCGAGTTCAGGTCAATAAGGCCCACAAGACTCGATTCTCTTCCAAATCAAGTCGTCAAGTCCACAAAACTTCTCTCCAAG AGAAGAGCAGGATTACAAAGCCGGGAAGCAATGTTGCCAAGGGAGCAAAAGCTGCTCGCCTGCAACGGAACAAGATG ATACGGGACCAGAAACGGGCAGCCATTTTGAAAGAGAAAAGGGCTTCAAGTGGATCCACAAGCCCTCCCCGGGTTATT GTTATTTTTGGTCTTTCTGCCTCTGTGAACGTAAATTCAGTGGAGGATGATCTCTTAACATTATTATCTTCAAAGGGAAATGAACCCGTGTTTTCTACGGTTGCTTCTTCCGAGTACAAACTGAGGACAACA GTACTGAAAGCACCTCATGGAGATTTGTCTTCATGCATTGAAATGGTTAAG GTAGCCGATTTGATTGCTTTTGTAGCATCTGCCAGCTGTTCGTGTGAGGAAGGCACTTCCAATTATTATATTGATTCATTTGGCACTCAGTGCCTTTCTGTTTTTAGAGCTCTTGGTTTACCAAGCACTGTAGTGTTGATTCGC GATCTACCTCCTGAGCAGAAACAAAGACATGAGTTGAAGAAAATGTGCAGTTCTTCCCTTTCTTCTGAATTTCCTGAGGATTGTAAATTTTATCCTGCAGATACAAAGGATGAGTTGCATAAG TTCATGTGGCTTTTCAAGGAGCAAAGGCTTTCAGTTCCTCACTGGCGTAATCAACGGTCATACCTTATGGCTCAAAAG GTTGATTTGGTACCCGATGATTGCAACTCAGGAAATTGTACCCTGCTCCTTACTGGTTATCTGCGTGCTCATGGTCTCTCAGTGAATCAGCTG GTCCATATTTCAGGTGCAGGGGATTTTCAGTTGTCCAAAATTGAAATTCTCAAGGATCCATTTCCTTTGAATGCAAGAAAAGGACAGGATCTTATGGATTCGGATGAATTAAATGATGAGCAG GTTATTCGTTCCTTAGCTCCTGATAAATTGAAGCAAGAGCCTTTAATCATTGAAAATGTTCCAGATCCTCTTGCAGGAGAACAG ACGTGGCCAACAGAGGCAGAAATGGCTGAGGCTGATAggaatcaaaaacaaaaaaatctgaaaaagaGGATTCTTCCTCGAGGTACTTCAGAATACCAG GCTGCTTGGATTGTGGATGATACAGATGTGGAGGATTCAGATAggagtgatgatgatgatgctgGTGATGGAATGGTGTTAGATGAAAATGAAAGTGGTCTTCCCGGTCATGAGGGAAACAATAATTTTGACCTTGATGATGACCAAGCTTCTCTTTCACTTGACTCCAGGGACAATGATGAACAAACTGATGTTGATTCAGTAATGATG GAAGGTGAGAACTTGACAAGGGAGCAGATCGAGgatgaaattaaaaaacttaaagatGCGCATGCTGAAGATGAGG AGTATCCTGATGAAGTGCATACCCCCTTGGATGTTCCGGCGAGAAAGCGTTTTGCCAAGTATAGAGGCCTCAAGTCCTTTAGAACGTCTTCATGGGACCCTAAA GAATCTCTACCTCCAGATTATGCTAGAATTTTCTCATTTGATAATTTTGCAAGAACACAAAAGCATGTTCTTGCAAAAGCTCTAGATATGGAGCAAGGGTACATGGATGACTGTGTACCAGCTAGCACATACATAAGGCTTCATATCAGGGAGGTACCAGTTAGTGTTGCCTCCAAGTTATGTATGCTTGGGAAGAGAATGCCAGTGATTGCATGTGGCCTTTTGCAACATGAGTGCAAGATGTCAGTCCTTCACTTTAG CATAAAGAAGCATGACGCTTATGATGCTCCTATCAAATCCAAAGAAGAACTAGTATTTCATGTTGGTTTCCGCCAATTTGTCGCTAG GCCAATATTTTCTTCTGATAATATGAATTCAGACAAACACAAAATGGAAAAGTTTCTTCATGCAGGACGTTTCTCCATAGCATCAGTTTATGCCCCGATTTCCCTTACTCCTCTTCCTTTGATAGCCTTGAAGAGTGTGAATGATGTTGCTGCCTCACCTGCTGTTGTTGCATTTGGTTCTTTGAGATGTGTTGACCCAGACAGGATTATTCTGAAGAAAATTATCTTAACTGG TTACCCTCAAAGAGTGTCAAAACTGAAAGCCGCAGTAAGATACATGTTTCACAGCCCAGATGATGTGAGATGGTTCAAA CCTGTGGAAGTGTGGACAAAATGTGGTCGCCGGGGTCGTGTCAAGGAGCCTGTTGGTACACATG GGGCCATGAAGTGCATTTTCAATGGGGTCCTTCAGCAGCACGACACAGTGTGCATGAGCTTGTACAAACGCACCTATCCCAAGTGGCCCGAACATGGGTTTCCACTTCTTTATGCTTGA
- the LOC117906661 gene encoding pentatricopeptide repeat-containing protein At5g42310, chloroplastic: MLLLPAPLPTRFPSYHFLSPVLRDHRILQPPLLATTSAAVTTASGEATQFSKPLNEYGSSGDLNSVPNRRYDFTPLLRFLSNSESDSDSGAEVESPPPTSLDFTEFQLVESYRAVPAPLWHSLLKSLCSDSSSIGTAYSLVTWLERHNLCFSYELLYSILIHALGRSEKLYEAFLLSQRQTLTPLTYNALIGACARNDDLEKALNLMSRMRRDGYPSDFVNYSFIIQSLTRTNKSDSSMLQKIYAEIESDKIELDGQLLNDIIVGFAKSGDVNRAMSFLAMVQGNGLSPKTATLVAVITALGNAGRTEEAEAIFEELKEGGLMPRTRAYNALLKGYVKTGSLKDAESIVSEMERSGFSPDEHTYSLLIDAYANAGRWESARIVLKEMEASGVRPNSYVFSRILASYRDRGKWQKSFQVLREMRNSGVSPDRHFYNVMIDTFGKCNCLDHALATFDRMRMEGVQPDAVTWNTLIDCHCKSGHHNKAEELFEAMQESGCSPCTTTYNIMINSFGEQERWEDVKTLLGKMQSQGLLANVVTYTTLVDIYGQSGRFKDAIECLEVMKSVGLKPSSTMYNALINAYAQRGLSEQAINAFRVMRADGLKPSVLVLNSLINAFGEDRRDAEAFSVLQYMKENDLKPDVVTYTTLMKALIRVEKFDKVPAVYEEMTLSGCTPDRKARAMLRSALRYMERTLKS; this comes from the exons ATGCTTCTTCTGCCGGCGCCGCTTCCGACTCGATTCCCTTCGTATCATTTCTTATCTCCGGTTCTCCGCGACCACCGCATTCTCCAGCCACCACTCCTCGCCACCACCTCTGCTGCCGTCACCACCGCTTCTGGAGAAGCCACTCAGTTCTCCAAGCCACTCAACGAATACGGCAGCAGCGGCGACCTTAATTCTGTGCCGAACCGCCGCTACGACTTCACTCCACTGCTCCGGTTTCTGTCCAATTCAGAATCCGACTCTGATTCCGGAGCCGAAGTCGAGTCTCCTCCTCCGACCTCTCTGGACTTCACTGAGTTCCAGCTCGTGGAGTCTTACCGAGCCGTGCCGGCTCCGCTGTGGCACTCGCTTCTTAAATCGCTATGCTCAGATTCGTCCTCAATTGGAACTGCGTATTCCCTAGTTACATGGCTTGAGAGGCACAACCTCTGTTTTTCTTACGAGTTGCTCTACTCGATTCTTATTCACGCTCTGGGACGCTCCGAGAAGCTTTACGAAGCGTTCTTGCTTTCTCAAAGACAAACCCTAACTCCATTGACATACAATGCCCTAATTGGGGCCTGTGCTCGTAACGATGACCTCGAAAAAGCCCTAAATTTGATGTCTCGGATGCGCCGTGATGGTTACCCATCCGATTTCGTGAATTACAGCTTCATAATTCAGTCGCTGACTCGTACTAACAAGAGTGATTCTTCAATGTTGCAGAAAATTTATGCGGAGATTGAGTCAGATAAGATTGAGCTTGATGGACAGCTCTTGAATGATATAATCGTGGGGTTTGCGAAATCTGGTGATGTGAACCGGGCAATGTCCTTTCTGGCCATGGTACAGGGCAATGGGTTGAGCCCAAAAACTGCTACTCTTGTTGCAGTTATAACTGCATTGGGGAATGCTGGTAGGACAGAGGAGGCGGAGGCTATTTTTGAGGAGTTAAAAGAAGGTGGATTGATGCCAAGGACAAGGGCTTATAATGCTCTTCTCAAAGGGTACGTGAAAACAGGTTCTTTGAAAGATGCTGAATCCATTGTGTCGGAGATGGAGAGGAGTGGGTTTTCCCCAGATGAGCACACTTATAGTCTTCTTATTGATGCATATGCAAATGCAGGTAGGTGGGAAAGCGCAAGAATTGTGTTGAAGGAAATGGAAGCAAGTGGTGTACGGCCTAATTCTTATGTTTTTAGCAGAATTTTAGCAAGTTATCGTGATAGAGGAAAATGGCAAAAATCATTTCAGGTTCTGAGGGAGATGAGGAATAGCGGGGTGTCCCCTGATAGGCATTTTTACAATGTGATGATCGATACGTTTGGCAAGTGTAATTGTCTAGATCACGCACTGGCCACATTTGACCGGATGAGAATGGAGGGTGTACAGCCTGATGCTGTCACATGGAATACGCTCATAGATTGTCACTGTAAGTCTGGGCACCACAATAAAGCAGAAGAGTTGTTTGAGGCAATGCAGGAAAGTGGGTGCTCTCCTTGCACtacaacatataatattatgattaaTTCTTTTGGGGAGCAGGAGAGATGGGAGGATGTGAAGACCTTGTTGGGGAAGATGCAGAGTCAGGGGTTGCTGGCCAATGTTGTTACATACACCACACTGGTTGATATTTATGGACAATCAGGGAGATTTAAGGATGCAATAGAGTGCTTGGAGGTCATGAAATCTGTTGGGTTGAAGCCATCCTCAACCATGTATAATGCACTAATTAATGCATATGCACAAAGG GGTTTGTCTGAGCAAGCAATAAATGCATTTAGGGTCATGAGAGCAGATGGTCTAAAGCCCAGTGTGTTGGTTCTCAACTCCTTAATCAATGCATTTGGTGAGGATAGAAGGGATGCTGAAGCTTTTTCTGTGTTGCAGTAcatgaaggaaaat GACTTGAAGCCAGATGTTGTTACATATACTACACTCATGAAAGCTCTAATTCGGGTTGAGAAGTTTGACAAG GTTCCAGCTGTGTATGAAGAAATGACTCTATCTGGGTGTACTCCAGATAGGAAAGCCAGAGCAATGTTGCGGTCTGCTCTCAGATACATGGAGCGAACACTAAAATCATAG